The Nostoc sp. 'Lobaria pulmonaria (5183) cyanobiont' genome window below encodes:
- the ribBA gene encoding bifunctional 3,4-dihydroxy-2-butanone-4-phosphate synthase/GTP cyclohydrolase II: protein MSQTNPTQAFKFDSIDAALADLKAGRVIVVVDDENRENEGDLICAAQFATPDMINFMAVEARGLICLAMTGDRLDELDLPLMVSNITDTNQTAFTVSIDAGPELGVTTGISAEDRARTIQVTLNPATKPTDLRRPGHIFPIRAKVGGVLKRAGHTEAAVDLARLAGLYPAGVICEIQNSDGSMARLQQLVEYAKRHNLKIINIADLISYRLQHDRLVYREVITKLPSQFGQFEIYAYRHTLDNTEHVAIVKGDPANFKDEPVMVRMHSECLTGDALGSLRCDCRMQLQAALKMIEAAGQGVVVYLRQEGRGIGLINKLKAYSLQDMGLDTVEANERLGFPADLRDYGMGAQMLMDLGIKKIRLITNNPRKIAGVKGYGLEVVDRVPLLIEANDYNSYYLATKAKKLGHMLLQTYLVTVAIHWQDDPEAVTERYERLEKLRHLAKSNDLLLQEEARPLAIALFDEPSLTVHLGFDQAKVASCDWYQQSGHPYIHAIFQILDNLATVPYIQKLEFMISSGCDPLSNLQVQLDRQTFANGTLPSSISDRLETQQIYSFSK from the coding sequence GTGTCACAGACTAATCCTACCCAAGCTTTTAAATTTGATTCGATTGATGCCGCTTTAGCAGACCTAAAAGCTGGTCGCGTCATTGTAGTGGTAGATGATGAAAATAGAGAAAATGAAGGCGACTTAATTTGTGCTGCCCAATTTGCCACACCCGACATGATTAATTTCATGGCGGTGGAAGCAAGAGGACTAATTTGTTTGGCAATGACAGGCGATCGCTTAGACGAGTTAGACTTACCCTTGATGGTAAGCAACATCACAGATACTAACCAAACTGCCTTCACTGTCAGTATTGATGCCGGGCCAGAATTAGGTGTCACCACAGGCATCTCAGCAGAAGACCGCGCCCGGACTATCCAGGTTACTCTCAACCCAGCCACAAAACCTACCGATTTGCGTCGTCCTGGTCATATTTTTCCCATTCGGGCTAAGGTTGGAGGCGTACTCAAACGCGCAGGACATACGGAAGCTGCTGTGGACTTAGCTAGGCTAGCAGGGCTATACCCGGCGGGGGTAATTTGTGAAATTCAAAACTCCGATGGTTCAATGGCGCGGTTGCAGCAGTTAGTTGAATACGCTAAACGTCACAATTTAAAAATTATTAATATTGCGGATTTAATCAGCTATCGCCTACAGCACGATCGCCTAGTGTATCGTGAGGTAATTACCAAGCTGCCTAGTCAATTCGGTCAGTTTGAAATTTATGCCTATCGTCATACCCTGGATAATACAGAACACGTTGCAATTGTCAAGGGTGATCCAGCTAACTTCAAAGATGAGCCAGTGATGGTGCGGATGCACTCAGAATGCTTAACTGGTGACGCTTTGGGTTCTTTGCGTTGCGACTGTCGGATGCAGTTGCAAGCTGCACTGAAAATGATTGAGGCTGCTGGTCAAGGTGTAGTTGTATACCTGCGCCAAGAAGGACGGGGAATCGGCTTGATTAACAAGCTGAAAGCCTACTCGTTGCAGGATATGGGACTAGATACAGTAGAGGCAAATGAGCGTTTAGGATTTCCTGCTGACTTACGAGACTACGGGATGGGGGCACAAATGCTCATGGACTTGGGTATCAAAAAGATTCGCTTGATTACCAATAATCCCCGTAAGATTGCTGGAGTTAAAGGTTATGGGTTGGAAGTAGTCGATCGCGTGCCATTGTTGATTGAGGCAAACGATTACAATTCCTATTATCTGGCGACAAAGGCGAAAAAGCTGGGTCACATGCTGTTACAAACTTATTTGGTAACAGTAGCAATCCACTGGCAAGATGACCCGGAAGCTGTGACGGAACGTTATGAACGCTTAGAAAAACTGCGACACTTAGCGAAAAGTAACGATCTATTGTTACAGGAAGAAGCGCGTCCCTTAGCGATCGCTCTATTTGACGAGCCATCTTTAACAGTACACTTGGGTTTCGATCAGGCAAAAGTTGCTAGCTGTGATTGGTATCAGCAGAGTGGTCATCCTTATATACACGCAATCTTCCAAATTCTGGATAACCTAGCAACTGTGCCTTATATTCAGAAACTAGAATTTATGATTTCTTCTGGTTGCGATCCTTTGAGTAATTTACAAGTCCAACTAGATCGGCAGACATTCGCCAATGGTACACTGCCTTCATCAATTAGCGATCGCTTGGAGACGCAGCAAATTTACAGCTTTAGCAAATAA
- a CDS encoding diflavin flavoprotein, producing the protein MSKNKPRDVQVYPIATDTRILRSRSWSRLRFEIEYALAKGTTANSYLIESDKTAIIDPPGETFTEIYLEALQQRFHLEDLDYVILGHVNPNRATTLKALLEIAPQITFVCSNPGAINLRGALENPDLKILVMRGEETLDLGNGHNLQFIPTPNPRYADQLCTYDPQTEILYTDKLFGAHVCGDQVFDEGWEVYNEDRRYYFDCLMAPHARQVETALDKLADFPVRMYANGHGPLVRYGLIELTKAYREWSQQQTSADLTVALIYASAYGNTATLAQAIARGITKAGVAVESINCEFTEPEEIRAAVEKAGGFIMGSPTLGGHAPTPVQTALGIVLSTATNNKLAGVFGSFGWSGEAVDLIEGKLKDAGYRFGFDTIRVKFKPDDATLQLCEEAGTDFAQALKKARKVRSQSLPATTVEQAVGRIVGSLCVMTAKEGDRSSAMLASWVAQASFNPPGLTIAVAKERAVETLTHTGNKFVLNILKEGNHLGLMKHFLKPFGPGQDRFADVAAQEAENGSPILTDALAYLECSVQNRMESGDHWLVYATVESGKLLDTDGVTAVHHRKSATHY; encoded by the coding sequence ATGTCAAAAAATAAACCTCGTGATGTTCAAGTTTATCCAATAGCTACAGATACAAGAATACTGCGATCGCGCAGTTGGTCAAGGCTCAGATTTGAAATTGAATATGCTCTTGCTAAGGGTACAACTGCTAATTCTTATTTAATCGAAAGCGATAAAACTGCCATCATTGACCCTCCAGGGGAAACGTTTACAGAAATTTATTTAGAAGCGTTGCAGCAGCGTTTCCATCTCGAAGACTTAGATTATGTAATTTTGGGACACGTAAATCCTAACCGCGCTACAACTTTAAAAGCTTTATTAGAAATTGCTCCCCAAATCACCTTTGTGTGTTCTAATCCAGGGGCGATAAATTTACGTGGAGCGCTGGAAAATCCAGATTTGAAAATTCTTGTCATGCGGGGTGAAGAAACCCTAGATTTGGGTAACGGGCATAATTTACAATTTATTCCCACCCCCAATCCCCGCTATGCAGATCAACTTTGCACCTACGATCCACAAACAGAAATTCTCTACACAGATAAGTTATTTGGGGCACATGTTTGCGGAGATCAGGTATTTGATGAAGGTTGGGAAGTATATAACGAAGATCGGCGCTATTATTTTGATTGCCTCATGGCTCCCCACGCCCGTCAAGTAGAAACAGCGCTGGATAAACTAGCTGATTTTCCCGTGAGAATGTATGCCAATGGACACGGGCCTTTGGTACGCTATGGCTTAATTGAATTGACCAAGGCTTATCGAGAATGGAGTCAACAGCAAACATCTGCTGACTTGACAGTAGCGTTAATTTATGCATCAGCTTATGGAAATACCGCAACATTAGCGCAAGCGATCGCTCGTGGGATCACCAAAGCTGGTGTCGCTGTAGAATCGATTAACTGCGAATTTACTGAACCAGAAGAAATCCGCGCAGCTGTGGAAAAAGCCGGTGGTTTCATCATGGGTTCTCCAACTCTCGGCGGTCATGCACCCACACCCGTGCAAACAGCTTTAGGAATTGTCCTATCTACTGCTACTAACAATAAACTTGCTGGTGTTTTTGGTTCCTTTGGCTGGAGTGGGGAAGCGGTTGATTTAATCGAAGGTAAATTGAAAGATGCTGGTTATCGGTTTGGTTTTGATACCATTCGCGTGAAATTCAAACCCGACGATGCCACCTTACAATTGTGTGAAGAAGCCGGAACCGACTTTGCCCAAGCCTTGAAAAAAGCTAGAAAAGTGCGATCGCAGAGTCTTCCTGCGACTACTGTAGAACAAGCAGTTGGTCGCATTGTCGGTTCTTTGTGCGTTATGACTGCAAAAGAAGGCGATCGTTCCAGTGCCATGTTAGCCTCTTGGGTAGCTCAAGCTAGCTTTAATCCCCCTGGTTTAACCATAGCCGTTGCTAAAGAGCGGGCAGTAGAAACACTGACGCATACAGGAAACAAATTTGTCCTCAACATTCTCAAAGAAGGCAATCACTTGGGATTGATGAAGCATTTCCTCAAACCCTTTGGCCCAGGACAAGACCGATTTGCCGATGTCGCCGCCCAAGAAGCTGAAAACGGTTCTCCCATACTTACCGATGCCTTGGCATATCTAGAATGTTCCGTACAAAACCGGATGGAATCTGGCGACCACTGGCTAGTTTATGCGACTGTCGAGAGTGGTAAATTGTTAGATACAGATGGCGTTACAGCTGTGCATCATCGCAAGTCGGCAACTCATTATTAA